Proteins from a single region of Bacteroidota bacterium:
- a CDS encoding PKD domain-containing protein: MKKITTLFMMLALGFMSAQAQTVLLSEDFSVSSDTTPPVGWKNVQYYTSSALTDYWHFDNPGSRTPSGGFSGKFAIYDSDNYSNNGALEDIGLESPVFSTIGYDSLFISFDLSTQPALSNRTSIFIDVFDGNYWKTAKVYIDTATTGQRDTFDISALGRNNCKTKIRFRFYCQSGGWFAVDNVEVYSPKSAVATNVQLVSMTRPLSTGCADPFAQINLRIKNAGTTPASNIPFYADINDGNYTQHYSYTLTSTLSQCADTVVILPDTIKIAYDSTFTFVIYSDLSGDLVKLNSDTVYVNNFKNLPSPLFYPDVDSSFCGHLPMIDSIPISGKQTAKWYKSLSDTLPIYVGPKVNFGVLANDTTLFLETGFKEDFQYPTNSSSPLPSSAAFAPPTISGSYIDITAKTDIYVDSLEVVVRTDCKWRYEVYTTPGSYVPQIQNFGAWSLAYKGKDSVYASNRNKIYVGGVKIKRGETIGFHIFDGGDSATNNGVGLSVGGGTPIIYDNPQIKTYASHYTQQSAGSPGTVIQVLSGYGYHTNIYYRIECPGSFSERTYRKPVDLPETKIQSIAPFDGKAGQHRDTIMSRKPMIYEMQAPLGYSNSDFGTKWTVSSLDFTTMNGTLVPAAHYSITNNPPSSGNNLRLTYTPTEDWVDSIVNISVGVKNLAIYPYCDTVINRQILITARPVIDISFTAACQNNQTVFKNLSNISHGTVNYYWDFGNGESSILTNPTVVYKGFGNYTVKLTLTNNYNLKIDTSFTVNIKEKPDVKFTYDNNLCAGLDVHTKNNSTYTSGTVTYTWKYGDGRSFSTKEPIIKYNKGGVYALRLIADGDNGCTDSFTQLANIYYSPKADFQESSGILCQGALVNFDNTTILDSGSFFSNWKFGNLGTSTTKSPQYPFANSGTYNINLLVYTSAGCKDSIKKSITIYEAPSVDFTITGACTDKAIYLTNNSTIGSGSIQSYTWDLNFETQSFTKDANYTATTPGLKTFLLTVITDKGCESSLSKNLTVNQTAKAEFTAENKGCAGTLMSFNNTSKLVPGTINYKWRFGDGDSMNTKNANHSYSNSTGQNFNIMLITNVNGNCPDTASKQIFIGEMAICSFSIEDDYLPGHRTYKYVPARNDYSTYNWNFGDGSTSTEQSPIHQFSEDGNYLVELHAINADGCECTLTQNKSVVNLGVSQTSDKSFIKTYPNPTTDIINIEYNVPEGITALYIIDYTGKQVQKVVFGKNNTIGDIAINVSGLASGVYFIKAETENKTMISRFVISK, translated from the coding sequence ATGAAAAAAATTACTACACTATTCATGATGCTTGCACTCGGCTTTATGAGCGCTCAGGCACAGACAGTATTACTTTCTGAGGATTTTTCAGTATCCTCAGATACCACTCCTCCGGTTGGCTGGAAGAATGTTCAATACTACACTTCGAGTGCATTAACAGACTATTGGCACTTTGACAATCCCGGAAGTCGCACTCCTTCAGGAGGATTTTCAGGCAAATTTGCAATTTATGACAGCGACAATTACTCTAATAATGGCGCATTAGAGGACATCGGACTTGAATCTCCGGTTTTCTCTACAATTGGATATGATTCCTTGTTCATTAGTTTTGATTTGTCAACCCAACCGGCTTTAAGCAATAGAACATCTATATTTATTGATGTTTTTGACGGAAACTATTGGAAAACTGCAAAAGTTTATATTGATACAGCAACCACAGGACAAAGAGACACATTTGACATCTCTGCATTGGGCAGAAATAATTGCAAAACCAAAATCAGATTCCGATTTTATTGCCAAAGTGGTGGTTGGTTTGCAGTTGATAACGTAGAAGTTTATTCTCCTAAATCAGCCGTAGCCACCAACGTGCAATTAGTATCTATGACAAGACCTTTGTCAACAGGATGCGCAGATCCTTTTGCACAAATTAATTTGCGCATCAAAAATGCCGGTACGACACCCGCCTCCAATATTCCATTTTATGCAGACATCAATGACGGGAATTATACTCAGCATTACAGCTATACACTGACTTCAACCTTGTCACAATGCGCAGACACTGTAGTCATTCTACCAGACACAATCAAAATTGCTTATGACTCAACTTTCACTTTTGTCATTTATTCTGACTTATCAGGAGATTTAGTTAAATTGAATTCTGATACTGTTTATGTCAATAACTTCAAAAATCTACCCTCCCCACTCTTCTACCCCGATGTAGATTCTTCGTTTTGCGGACATCTGCCCATGATAGATTCTATTCCTATTTCAGGCAAACAAACTGCAAAATGGTATAAGAGTCTGAGTGATACACTACCAATTTATGTGGGACCCAAGGTTAATTTTGGCGTATTAGCCAATGACACCACGTTGTTTTTAGAAACCGGTTTCAAAGAGGATTTTCAGTACCCAACAAATAGTTCCTCTCCTCTTCCATCAAGTGCCGCCTTCGCTCCCCCTACCATTTCCGGCAGCTATATTGATATTACTGCAAAAACAGATATTTATGTAGATTCTCTTGAAGTTGTGGTTAGAACAGATTGTAAGTGGAGATATGAAGTATACACTACGCCCGGCTCATATGTACCTCAAATCCAGAATTTTGGAGCATGGTCGTTAGCATATAAAGGAAAGGACTCAGTCTATGCTTCCAACAGAAATAAGATATATGTAGGAGGGGTAAAAATAAAACGAGGAGAAACCATTGGATTTCACATATTTGACGGTGGTGATTCTGCCACTAACAACGGGGTGGGATTATCTGTAGGTGGAGGAACTCCAATCATTTATGACAACCCTCAAATCAAAACTTATGCAAGTCATTACACCCAACAATCGGCAGGCAGCCCCGGAACCGTCATTCAAGTTCTGTCCGGTTACGGATACCACACCAATATCTATTACAGAATAGAATGTCCGGGTAGTTTTAGCGAACGAACATACCGCAAACCTGTTGACCTCCCTGAGACTAAAATTCAGTCTATTGCACCCTTTGACGGAAAAGCAGGGCAACACAGAGATACAATCATGAGCAGAAAACCCATGATTTATGAAATGCAAGCGCCCCTTGGATATTCAAACAGTGATTTTGGAACCAAATGGACCGTTTCGTCTTTAGACTTTACAACCATGAATGGAACACTTGTACCTGCTGCACACTATAGTATCACTAACAATCCGCCATCTTCAGGCAATAATTTAAGACTGACATATACGCCAACTGAAGATTGGGTTGATTCTATAGTGAATATTAGTGTAGGTGTTAAGAACTTGGCTATTTATCCTTATTGTGACACGGTAATCAACCGCCAAATACTTATTACAGCAAGACCTGTAATTGACATTTCTTTTACAGCTGCTTGTCAAAACAACCAAACTGTATTTAAGAATCTATCTAATATCTCTCACGGAACGGTTAACTATTATTGGGACTTTGGCAATGGTGAAAGTTCAATTTTAACAAACCCGACAGTAGTGTATAAAGGTTTTGGAAACTATACTGTAAAACTCACGCTCACCAACAATTACAATCTCAAAATTGATACAAGTTTTACAGTTAATATCAAGGAGAAGCCGGATGTTAAATTCACATACGACAATAATCTCTGTGCAGGACTTGATGTACACACCAAAAACAACTCTACTTATACTTCAGGTACTGTAACATATACTTGGAAATATGGCGATGGAAGAAGCTTCAGCACAAAAGAGCCAATAATCAAGTACAATAAAGGCGGTGTCTATGCTTTAAGACTGATTGCTGACGGGGACAACGGATGTACTGACTCATTTACACAACTTGCTAATATTTATTATTCTCCTAAGGCTGATTTTCAAGAAAGTTCAGGTATTTTATGTCAAGGGGCATTGGTAAATTTTGACAACACAACCATCCTTGATTCAGGTTCTTTCTTCTCGAATTGGAAATTTGGAAATTTGGGAACTTCTACTACTAAAAGCCCACAATATCCATTTGCAAACAGTGGCACTTATAATATTAATTTATTAGTCTATACCTCTGCAGGTTGCAAAGACTCAATTAAAAAGAGCATTACTATTTATGAAGCACCTTCGGTTGACTTTACAATTACAGGGGCATGTACCGACAAAGCAATTTATTTGACAAATAATTCCACCATCGGCAGTGGTTCTATCCAATCCTATACATGGGATTTGAATTTCGAAACCCAGTCTTTTACAAAGGATGCAAACTATACCGCTACAACACCCGGATTGAAGACATTTTTATTAACCGTCATAACAGATAAGGGTTGTGAAAGTTCACTCAGCAAGAACTTGACAGTTAATCAAACCGCCAAAGCTGAATTTACTGCTGAAAATAAGGGCTGTGCCGGCACCTTGATGTCTTTCAACAATACTTCTAAATTAGTACCCGGTACAATTAATTACAAATGGAGGTTTGGCGATGGAGACTCTATGAACACTAAGAATGCCAATCACTCCTACTCTAATTCAACCGGACAGAATTTTAATATCATGTTGATTACAAATGTCAATGGCAACTGTCCTGATACTGCTTCAAAGCAGATTTTTATTGGCGAGATGGCAATTTGCAGCTTCTCTATAGAGGATGATTATTTGCCTGGACATAGAACTTATAAATATGTCCCTGCACGTAATGATTACTCAACCTATAATTGGAACTTTGGAGACGGTTCGACATCCACCGAGCAAAGCCCAATTCACCAATTCAGTGAAGATGGCAATTATTTAGTTGAACTGCATGCTATCAATGCTGACGGTTGTGAATGTACTTTAACTCAAAATAAATCTGTTGTAAACTTAGGAGTATCTCAAACCTCAGATAAATCATTTATCAAAACTTATCCAAATCCAACTACTGATATAATCAACATAGAATATAATGTCCCAGAAGGAATCACGGCTCTTTATATTATTGACTATACCGGCAAACAAGTGCAAAAAGTCGTGTTTGGCAAGAATAATACTATAGGCGACATTGCCATCAATGTTTCTGGACTTGCAAGTGGTGTTTATTTCATTAAAGCCGAAACAGAAAATAAAACTATGATTTCAAGATTTGTAATTAGCAAATAA
- a CDS encoding cation transporter translates to MKNLILKPIFMVIAGLTFMSVMSFTDNNTANKSKKFVTETFKVDGCCGECKERIEQALDIKGIRYASWEVSTHILTVTYNTKKITIQEIHNTIAGVGHDTDLVKAPDNIYNALPDCCQYRGGHSCNH, encoded by the coding sequence ATGAAAAATCTAATTTTAAAACCCATATTTATGGTGATTGCAGGCTTGACATTCATGTCTGTGATGAGCTTTACCGACAACAATACAGCAAATAAATCTAAAAAATTTGTAACAGAAACTTTCAAAGTGGACGGATGTTGTGGCGAATGTAAGGAAAGAATTGAACAAGCTCTTGATATCAAAGGAATACGATATGCAAGCTGGGAAGTATCTACACATATCCTCACTGTTACTTATAATACAAAGAAAATCACCATTCAGGAAATTCACAACACTATTGCAGGAGTAGGACACGACACAGATTTGGTCAAAGCTCCGGACAATATCTACAATGCACTCCCTGATTGTTGCCAATATAGAGGAGGTCACTCATGCAATCACTAA
- the msrA gene encoding peptide-methionine (S)-S-oxide reductase MsrA, with amino-acid sequence MGKETIVLGGGCFWCTESVFSQIQGVTKVESGYSGGHIKNPSYKEVCTGMTGHVEVIKVWFEPEVVSLHTLLSIFFTTHNPTTLNRQGNDIGTQYRSVIFYADHTQQEIAEKVMKEIDSQNIYDKPIITEISPLINFYRAEQYHHNYFANNPDEPYCEAVISPKIAKFRAHYKHLLKG; translated from the coding sequence ATGGGCAAAGAAACGATAGTATTGGGCGGGGGCTGCTTTTGGTGTACCGAATCTGTTTTTAGTCAAATCCAAGGAGTAACAAAAGTAGAGTCAGGGTATTCCGGAGGACATATCAAAAACCCAAGTTACAAAGAGGTTTGCACCGGAATGACAGGACATGTAGAGGTGATTAAAGTTTGGTTTGAACCTGAAGTGGTGTCGCTACATACGCTCTTATCCATATTTTTTACCACACACAACCCTACTACCCTTAACCGACAAGGAAATGATATAGGGACACAATACCGAAGTGTTATTTTTTATGCAGATCATACCCAGCAAGAAATAGCCGAGAAAGTAATGAAAGAGATTGACTCACAAAACATTTATGACAAGCCTATTATTACCGAAATCTCTCCACTGATTAACTTCTATCGAGCCGAACAATACCATCATAACTATTTTGCAAATAATCCTGACGAGCCTTATTGTGAAGCTGTTATCAGCCCAAAAATCGCCAAGTTCAGAGCACATTACAAACATTTACTTAAAGGCTGA
- a CDS encoding glutamine synthetase III gives MAKTNLSPDHSSDPKTNTQSINFNQISSYFGMNVFAGKNAKKYLSAQVIKELEKVALSGEHLSRKMADEIAEGMKKWAINKGVTHYTHWFQPLRGTTAEKHDAFFEPTGIDSGMEVFSGKSLVQQEPDASSFPNGGMRNTFEARGYSAWDPSSPAFILEKASGKTLCIPTVFVSYTGQALDYKTPMLRSAKFVQDTATEVCALFDKKVKHTNVSLGIEQEYFVVDYKLYRKRQDLMLAGRTLLGHAPAKGQQLEDHYFGSIPERVFEFMTALEKEALKLGIPLKTRHNEVAPCQYECAPMFETINLAIDHNSLLMDLMESISEKFNLKVLLHEKPFKGVNGSGKHNNWSIITDTGVNLFSPGKTPIENLQFLTFFINTIKAIYDHGALLRASIGTASNDHRLGANEAPPAIMSVFIGSFLSEILNDFEKEKSNKSKGGTDEKTLNIPHIPPILQDNTDRNRTSPFAFTGNKFELRAVGSSDNCASSMSVLNTIVGNQLKEFLKDVEALKKKGNSKERAIQQVLRSYIKKSSKVIFEGNGYSKEWEQEAKKRGLENIKTTPHSLATYLKPQSKKIFIDNGILSEEEIEARTDIRYESYALKLQIEGRVLADMVKTNIIPPAIEFHTRVLENLKLQKELGIKPELYAATLDLAGKIGFYIQQVQHFTKLMVDERKRANLIESHAEKALAYCEKVLPLFDEIRYQADKLERLIDDSLWQIPKYRELLSIK, from the coding sequence ATGGCAAAAACAAATCTAAGCCCTGACCACTCGTCAGATCCTAAAACAAACACGCAGAGTATCAATTTCAATCAGATTTCTTCGTATTTTGGGATGAATGTTTTTGCCGGTAAGAATGCAAAAAAATATCTATCAGCACAAGTAATCAAAGAACTCGAAAAAGTGGCACTTAGCGGAGAACACCTTTCGCGCAAGATGGCCGATGAGATTGCCGAAGGCATGAAAAAGTGGGCTATTAATAAAGGTGTAACCCACTACACACACTGGTTTCAGCCGCTCAGAGGCACAACTGCCGAGAAACACGATGCTTTTTTTGAACCCACCGGCATTGATTCCGGAATGGAGGTTTTTTCAGGCAAGTCACTTGTGCAACAGGAACCGGATGCATCCAGTTTTCCAAACGGAGGTATGCGTAACACCTTTGAAGCCAGAGGATATTCGGCTTGGGACCCCTCCTCTCCGGCATTTATTTTAGAAAAAGCATCCGGCAAAACACTCTGTATTCCAACCGTGTTTGTGTCATATACAGGACAAGCGTTAGACTATAAAACACCCATGTTGCGTTCTGCAAAATTTGTGCAAGACACTGCAACAGAAGTTTGCGCTCTATTTGATAAAAAAGTCAAACACACCAACGTGTCGCTTGGAATTGAGCAGGAGTATTTCGTGGTTGACTATAAGTTGTACCGCAAACGCCAAGACTTGATGCTTGCCGGAAGAACACTGTTGGGGCATGCGCCTGCTAAGGGGCAACAACTGGAAGACCATTATTTTGGAAGCATTCCTGAAAGGGTTTTTGAGTTTATGACTGCTTTGGAAAAAGAAGCATTAAAGCTCGGAATTCCGCTCAAAACCAGGCATAACGAAGTAGCACCCTGCCAATATGAATGTGCCCCTATGTTTGAAACAATCAACCTTGCGATTGACCACAATTCATTGTTGATGGATTTGATGGAATCAATCAGTGAAAAATTTAATTTGAAGGTTTTGCTTCACGAAAAACCTTTCAAAGGAGTCAATGGCAGCGGCAAACACAATAACTGGTCTATCATCACAGATACCGGTGTGAATCTGTTTTCACCCGGAAAAACACCGATTGAGAATCTGCAATTCTTGACTTTTTTTATCAATACCATTAAGGCTATATACGATCATGGCGCACTGTTGAGAGCAAGTATAGGTACTGCCAGCAACGACCACCGACTGGGTGCAAACGAAGCCCCTCCTGCGATTATGTCAGTGTTTATTGGTAGTTTCCTAAGCGAAATTTTAAATGATTTCGAAAAAGAGAAATCAAACAAATCCAAAGGAGGAACTGACGAGAAGACCTTGAATATTCCTCATATTCCACCTATTTTGCAGGACAATACAGACCGCAACAGAACATCACCTTTTGCTTTTACCGGCAATAAATTTGAGTTGCGTGCCGTAGGTTCCTCCGACAACTGTGCTTCTTCTATGTCTGTACTCAACACGATTGTAGGAAATCAACTAAAAGAATTTTTAAAAGATGTGGAAGCACTTAAGAAAAAGGGCAACTCTAAAGAAAGGGCAATCCAACAGGTATTGAGAAGTTACATCAAGAAATCATCCAAAGTGATTTTTGAAGGAAACGGCTACAGTAAAGAATGGGAACAAGAAGCTAAAAAACGAGGTTTGGAAAATATCAAAACCACGCCTCACTCTCTTGCTACTTATTTGAAACCGCAATCAAAAAAGATTTTTATTGACAACGGAATTTTATCCGAAGAGGAGATAGAAGCACGCACAGATATACGCTACGAAAGCTATGCACTCAAACTCCAAATAGAAGGCAGGGTGTTGGCTGACATGGTAAAAACCAACATTATTCCTCCGGCTATTGAGTTCCATACACGCGTTTTAGAAAATCTAAAACTACAAAAAGAGTTAGGAATCAAACCGGAATTATATGCCGCTACACTTGATCTTGCAGGCAAAATAGGCTTTTATATTCAGCAGGTTCAACATTTTACAAAACTCATGGTAGATGAAAGAAAAAGAGCGAATCTGATAGAATCTCATGCTGAAAAAGCTTTGGCTTATTGCGAAAAAGTACTGCCGCTTTTTGATGAAATCCGCTATCAGGCAGATAAGTTGGAAAGACTGATTGATGACAGTTTGTGGCAGATTCCCAAATACAGAGAATTATTGTCTATAAAGTAA
- the recR gene encoding recombination mediator RecR, translated as MAYSSKTIEQAVEYFSKFPGVGSKSALRMVLYLAKRPENEVIRLAEAIKAIKTQLKLCTECGNLSDTDVCSICASPIRNKQMICVVEDFKDVMAVENTVQFKGLYHVLGGLISPIDGIGPEELNVSKLFERIQTNQVTEVVFALSANMEGDTTTYYLSKKLKEIAVNVSVISRGISVGSDLEFTDEITLGRSIINRVPYEI; from the coding sequence ATGGCATATTCATCCAAAACCATTGAACAAGCAGTAGAGTATTTTTCCAAATTCCCCGGAGTGGGCAGCAAAAGTGCTTTACGCATGGTTTTGTATTTGGCAAAAAGACCTGAAAACGAAGTGATTAGACTGGCAGAAGCAATAAAAGCCATCAAGACTCAACTAAAACTCTGTACAGAATGTGGTAATCTTTCGGACACAGACGTATGTAGCATTTGTGCTTCTCCGATTCGCAACAAACAAATGATTTGTGTAGTAGAAGATTTTAAAGATGTAATGGCAGTTGAAAATACCGTTCAATTCAAAGGTTTGTATCATGTATTGGGAGGATTGATTTCGCCCATCGATGGCATTGGACCCGAAGAACTGAATGTTTCTAAACTTTTTGAGCGAATCCAAACCAACCAAGTTACAGAAGTTGTTTTTGCATTGAGTGCTAACATGGAAGGCGATACAACCACTTATTATTTGAGCAAAAAACTCAAGGAAATTGCAGTAAATGTCAGTGTAATATCCAGAGGGATTTCTGTGGGTTCCGACCTTGAGTTTACTGATGAAATCACATTGGGACGCTCGATCATCAACAGAGTTCCTTACGAAATATAA
- a CDS encoding glycosyltransferase family 2 protein: protein MSDLSIIIVSYNVRRFLEQAILAVQRSTGNLKFEIIVVDNASSDDSCKVVREKYPSVHLIENKKNLGFSGANNQGIKISTGKYVLLLNPDTVVAEDTLNKCFDFMEHTYDCGALGVRMIDGGGKFLPESKRGLPTPTTSFYKIFGLASLFPKSKKFGSYHLKYLNEFETNSVDVLSGAFMLMRKEALDKSGLLDETFFMYGEDIDLSYRITQSGYKNYYFPETSIIHYKGESTKKNSLHYVQVFYQAMIIFAEKHFGIKSGKMLGKMIYLAVYLRAFAALIKRFATKSLPVLIEFILLYLSYFGVTRYWEEYNKWVEGGAYPKEYFVYHLTSYSLILIIGLMLGGAYRRYFSGNNLWRGFFIASAILVIFYAFLPETLRYSRAILLLGAFLGLSILAIYRSILNFIKTRSFSLGSHREKRVLVVGSPKSIDKVRKILVSTGITTEVITMIVSDMEQTKTDLMPYLDFYKIDEIVLCTEDLSNKTIIEILEHPNLTRISVKVLPPGLDFIVGSNHKNKSGNFYSTDKDYKIATPSAVLNKRIFDIISSVILLPFMLLFLFRRKGIWGAWTSVITGKKTWIGYNVAVMENSLPQIKESVFELKDYVELYSKENDLFLKESNIYYAQQYNWKMDLDFLGKCLLIKH, encoded by the coding sequence ATGAGCGACCTGAGTATAATCATAGTCAGCTACAATGTACGCAGGTTTCTGGAACAGGCAATACTTGCTGTACAACGTTCTACGGGTAATTTGAAATTTGAAATTATTGTAGTGGACAACGCTTCGTCAGATGACAGTTGCAAGGTTGTCAGAGAAAAATACCCCTCAGTACACCTCATTGAGAACAAAAAAAATCTTGGTTTTTCAGGAGCCAACAATCAAGGAATTAAAATAAGTACGGGCAAATATGTGCTATTACTCAATCCGGATACTGTTGTTGCCGAGGACACACTGAACAAATGTTTTGACTTTATGGAGCACACCTACGACTGTGGTGCTTTGGGGGTGAGAATGATTGATGGAGGCGGTAAATTTTTGCCCGAAAGCAAAAGAGGACTTCCTACTCCAACAACATCTTTTTATAAAATCTTCGGATTAGCTTCATTATTTCCAAAATCCAAAAAGTTCGGCTCCTACCACCTCAAATACCTAAATGAGTTTGAGACAAACTCAGTGGATGTGCTATCCGGTGCATTTATGTTAATGCGAAAAGAGGCTTTGGACAAATCCGGTTTGTTAGATGAAACATTCTTTATGTATGGCGAAGATATTGATTTGAGCTACCGTATCACGCAGTCCGGGTACAAAAACTACTATTTCCCCGAAACCTCAATCATACATTACAAAGGCGAGAGCACAAAGAAAAACAGTCTTCACTATGTCCAAGTGTTCTATCAAGCTATGATCATCTTTGCAGAAAAGCACTTTGGGATTAAATCAGGGAAAATGCTGGGAAAAATGATTTACCTGGCAGTATATCTTCGTGCATTTGCAGCATTAATCAAACGATTTGCGACAAAAAGCCTCCCTGTTTTAATTGAATTTATACTCTTGTATTTATCTTACTTTGGTGTCACAAGATATTGGGAGGAATATAACAAATGGGTCGAAGGAGGCGCATATCCTAAGGAATATTTTGTTTATCACCTCACGTCCTATTCATTGATTTTGATAATAGGATTAATGTTAGGCGGGGCTTATCGCAGATATTTTTCGGGAAATAATCTCTGGCGTGGTTTTTTTATTGCCTCTGCAATATTGGTCATTTTTTATGCGTTTTTGCCCGAAACCCTGCGTTACTCAAGAGCCATATTACTTTTGGGAGCATTCTTAGGTTTGAGCATTTTAGCCATTTATCGTTCGATTCTGAATTTTATCAAAACCCGCTCATTCTCTTTGGGAAGCCATAGAGAGAAAAGAGTTCTTGTAGTTGGGAGTCCTAAATCTATTGACAAAGTACGGAAAATCTTAGTCTCTACAGGCATCACAACAGAGGTAATCACTATGATTGTGTCAGATATGGAGCAAACCAAAACTGATTTAATGCCTTATCTTGATTTTTATAAAATTGATGAAATAGTCCTTTGTACCGAAGACCTGAGCAATAAAACAATTATTGAGATATTAGAACACCCGAATCTAACCAGAATCTCGGTTAAAGTCCTGCCTCCGGGTCTGGACTTTATAGTGGGCAGCAACCACAAAAACAAATCCGGCAATTTTTACTCAACAGATAAGGACTATAAAATAGCCACTCCAAGCGCTGTCTTAAACAAACGCATATTTGACATTATCAGTTCGGTTATTTTACTGCCCTTTATGCTATTGTTCTTATTTCGAAGAAAAGGAATTTGGGGCGCATGGACAAGTGTTATAACAGGCAAAAAGACTTGGATTGGATACAATGTTGCTGTAATGGAAAATTCACTTCCACAAATCAAAGAAAGTGTTTTTGAACTAAAAGATTATGTCGAACTGTATTCAAAAGAAAATGATTTGTTTCTCAAAGAAAGCAACATTTATTACGCCCAACAATATAACTGGAAAATGGACCTTGATTTTTTAGGCAAATGCTTACTAATCAAGCACTAA